A portion of the Segatella copri DSM 18205 genome contains these proteins:
- a CDS encoding Cof-type HAD-IIB family hydrolase yields the protein MDKKIKALFFDIDGTLVSFKTHKIPQSTVDALEQAKKNGVEVYISTGRPQLIINNLGQIEHLIDGYITTNGACCFVGDKVVSQHAILPEDVKKIIEAADRDDYPAIVVGEHHLAIHHYTDEVYEIFAKGLGVDCEIFLTDVNELGDEQVLQVTPFCSVEQETLLMPTLRNCTSGRWHPAFTDITAADADKGKGMHAMADYLGLNIEETMAFGDGGNDISIVREAGTGVAMGNAGDNLKQVADFITTHVDEDGVKNALLYFGVI from the coding sequence ATGGATAAGAAGATAAAAGCATTGTTTTTTGATATTGACGGCACCCTGGTGAGTTTCAAGACCCACAAGATTCCGCAGAGCACGGTAGATGCCTTGGAGCAGGCTAAGAAAAATGGGGTAGAGGTGTATATTTCTACCGGTCGTCCGCAACTCATCATCAACAATCTCGGTCAGATAGAACATCTCATCGACGGTTACATCACCACCAATGGAGCCTGCTGTTTTGTAGGCGATAAGGTGGTGAGCCAGCATGCCATCCTTCCTGAAGATGTAAAGAAGATTATCGAGGCAGCCGACCGTGATGATTATCCGGCAATCGTCGTAGGAGAGCATCATCTCGCTATCCATCATTATACTGACGAGGTTTATGAAATCTTTGCCAAGGGATTGGGGGTGGATTGCGAAATCTTCCTGACCGATGTGAATGAACTGGGAGATGAGCAGGTTCTGCAGGTTACTCCTTTCTGTTCGGTAGAGCAGGAGACGCTCCTGATGCCTACGCTCCGCAACTGCACATCGGGCAGATGGCATCCTGCCTTTACGGATATTACGGCAGCCGATGCTGATAAGGGCAAGGGCATGCATGCAATGGCTGATTATCTGGGTTTGAACATAGAAGAAACCATGGCTTTCGGCGATGGCGGCAATGATATTTCCATCGTCCGGGAGGCAGGCACCGGTGTTGCGATGGGCAATGCGGGAGATAATCTCAAGCAGGTAGCCGATTTCATTACGACTCATGTGGATGAAGATGGTGTTAAGAATGCGCTCCTCTATTTTGGCGTGATTTAA
- a CDS encoding carboxypeptidase-like regulatory domain-containing protein: MVKRLTMLMGGLILSTGIALAQTTVTGKVVSQEDGEPVIGASIKIEGTKTGTVTDVDGNFSLVAPSGNAKLVISYLGMKSQKVVAKSK; this comes from the coding sequence ATGGTAAAAAGATTGACCATGCTCATGGGGGGGCTTATTCTTTCAACAGGAATAGCCCTCGCTCAAACTACTGTTACAGGTAAGGTTGTTTCTCAGGAAGACGGTGAACCGGTTATTGGCGCATCTATCAAGATTGAAGGTACCAAGACGGGTACTGTAACAGATGTTGATGGAAACTTTTCTTTGGTAGCTCCTAGTGGAAATGCCAAGTTGGTAATCTCTTATTTGGGAATGAAATCTCAAAAGGTGGTTGCTAAATCAAAATGA
- a CDS encoding TolC family protein: MKKYITLIMLMGALIPVGAQAQTLSLDSCRAMALRNNKQLNASKLKKDVAYNMKKSARTKYLPKVDALGGYEWFSREISLLNDGQKSTFSNIGSTVTGGISGGASNLLSQLVSQGMITPEIAQQIGGLMNERLGPLQQQGNALGEKVVDAFRTDTRNIWAGSVMVRQPIYMGGAIIAANKIADIGEQIAENDLDQQTQSTLYSIDQAYWLAVSLKQKQKLAISYRDLVKKLNEDVHKMIQQGVATKADGLKVDVKVNEAEMQITQAEDGLALSKMLLCQLCGIPMNQEITLADEDKETLALSGTPVDTEQQKVAAQDSALNTRPELRMLQNALDISKAATNMVRAINLPHVMLTGGYMISNPNVFNGFQKKFTGVWNVGVMVHVPVWNWFDGAYKVRAAKAASNIAQMNLDDTREKIHLQITQSQFKVKEAQKKLNMAMKNIASADENLRCANLGFKEGVMEVTDVMAAQTAWQKAQSQKIDAEIDVKLTQVGLNKALGILQ; encoded by the coding sequence ATGAAAAAATATATAACTCTTATCATGCTGATGGGAGCATTGATTCCTGTCGGGGCTCAGGCACAAACGCTGAGCCTTGACAGTTGCCGTGCCATGGCGCTGCGCAACAACAAGCAGCTCAATGCCTCGAAGCTCAAGAAAGACGTGGCGTACAACATGAAGAAATCGGCACGTACCAAATATCTTCCTAAAGTAGATGCTTTAGGCGGTTACGAATGGTTCAGCAGGGAGATTTCGCTGCTGAACGACGGTCAGAAATCAACATTCAGCAATATCGGCTCTACCGTTACCGGAGGCATATCGGGAGGAGCCAGCAATCTGTTGAGCCAACTTGTAAGTCAGGGAATGATTACCCCGGAGATAGCGCAGCAGATAGGCGGACTGATGAATGAGAGACTGGGACCCCTGCAGCAGCAAGGCAATGCGCTGGGAGAGAAAGTGGTAGATGCTTTCCGCACCGACACCCGCAATATCTGGGCAGGAAGCGTGATGGTTCGCCAACCTATCTATATGGGTGGAGCCATCATTGCAGCCAACAAGATTGCAGACATCGGAGAGCAGATTGCCGAGAATGATCTCGACCAGCAGACCCAGAGCACGCTCTACAGCATAGACCAGGCTTACTGGCTCGCCGTTTCGCTGAAGCAGAAGCAGAAACTCGCCATCAGTTACCGCGACCTCGTAAAGAAACTGAACGAGGATGTTCATAAGATGATTCAGCAGGGAGTAGCCACCAAGGCAGACGGACTGAAGGTAGACGTGAAAGTGAACGAGGCTGAGATGCAGATTACCCAGGCAGAAGACGGACTCGCTCTGTCGAAGATGCTGCTCTGCCAGCTCTGCGGCATTCCGATGAACCAGGAAATCACACTTGCCGATGAAGATAAGGAAACCCTGGCTTTATCAGGAACTCCTGTTGACACCGAGCAGCAGAAAGTGGCAGCACAGGATTCGGCACTGAACACCCGTCCGGAGCTCCGCATGCTGCAGAATGCGCTCGACATCTCTAAAGCAGCTACCAATATGGTTCGCGCCATCAATCTGCCTCACGTCATGCTGACAGGCGGCTACATGATTTCGAACCCGAACGTATTCAATGGTTTCCAGAAGAAGTTTACCGGAGTCTGGAACGTAGGCGTGATGGTTCATGTTCCAGTATGGAACTGGTTCGACGGCGCCTACAAGGTGAGAGCCGCCAAGGCTGCCAGCAATATCGCCCAGATGAACCTGGATGATACGAGAGAGAAGATTCATCTGCAGATTACCCAAAGCCAGTTTAAGGTAAAGGAAGCCCAGAAGAAGCTCAACATGGCAATGAAGAACATCGCCAGTGCAGATGAGAACCTGAGATGCGCCAACCTCGGTTTCAAGGAAGGCGTGATGGAGGTTACCGACGTGATGGCTGCACAGACTGCCTGGCAGAAAGCACAGAGCCAGAAGATTGATGCAGAAATCGACGTGAAGCTGACTCAGGTTGGGCTGAACAAGGCGCTCGGTATCCTGCAGTAA
- a CDS encoding FimB/Mfa2 family fimbrial subunit has protein sequence MSKKTYRLLASLLLMLVATLTSCEKFSIDETTGKSREANANVTIHVQKIEGTSLLTTKAADKQMALSDVCSRLTLAIFDGEEKLETVNQLSTDNGFGTAYVSLDEGEYRLVVIAHNGKGNCSISAPEKVKFASNKLTDTFYYYGRLSVNEEGATSDINLRRAVGAFKLHITDETIPEEIRSIKFYYTGGSSTLDATTGFGCVNSRQTENFSMEDGGRDFTVYTFPHEEEKNIKMSISFLDADAKVVKSFEKADLKIHQNHTAYTEISIADGFGGGDDSTGGGIGITVDPTWGETERVNF, from the coding sequence ATGAGTAAGAAGACCTATCGGTTACTGGCATCCCTGTTGCTGATGCTCGTAGCGACGCTTACTTCATGCGAGAAGTTTTCGATTGACGAAACAACCGGAAAATCACGTGAGGCAAACGCCAATGTAACTATCCATGTGCAGAAAATAGAAGGCACAAGTCTGCTGACAACCAAAGCTGCCGACAAGCAGATGGCGCTGAGCGATGTGTGCTCCAGACTGACACTTGCCATCTTTGACGGAGAGGAGAAACTGGAGACGGTGAACCAGCTTTCAACAGACAATGGCTTCGGAACAGCCTATGTAAGTCTGGACGAAGGAGAATACCGGCTGGTGGTGATTGCCCATAACGGAAAGGGAAACTGCTCTATCAGCGCACCCGAGAAGGTGAAGTTTGCAAGCAACAAACTTACCGACACCTTTTATTATTACGGCAGGTTGAGCGTAAACGAAGAGGGCGCCACCTCCGACATCAACCTGAGGCGAGCGGTTGGTGCCTTCAAGTTACATATTACCGACGAAACCATTCCCGAAGAAATCAGGAGCATCAAGTTCTATTATACCGGCGGCAGCAGCACCCTGGATGCAACCACCGGATTCGGCTGCGTGAACAGCCGTCAGACCGAGAATTTCAGTATGGAAGATGGCGGCAGAGACTTTACCGTCTACACCTTCCCACATGAAGAAGAGAAGAACATCAAGATGAGTATCAGCTTTCTGGATGCCGATGCAAAGGTGGTAAAGAGTTTTGAAAAAGCCGATTTGAAAATCCATCAGAACCATACAGCCTATACCGAGATTTCCATTGCTGACGGATTCGGTGGCGGAGACGACAGTACGGGTGGTGGAATAGGCATTACCGTAGACCCTACCTGGGGCGAGACAGAACGGGTGAATTTCTAA
- a CDS encoding HlyD family secretion protein, with protein sequence MSKKSQHNNILLAVIGFTAVVILVGVIGFFTLEQKDDTIQGEVEVSEYRVSCKLPGRVVELRVQEGDYVHVGDTLAILEVPEMKSQEQMLQATNAAAEAMKDLTDAGARKEQIQGAYQLVQQAEAAATIAKKTYDRMQNLFNEGVISGQKRDEAYAAYKATEAQVAAARSQYDMAKNGAREQEKRMAANNTQASKSAVDVVKNLLKETVQIAQCEGEVSNVYPKVGELVGLGSPIMSISIMSDMWGTFNVREDHLKGLNKGDEFTAYVPAFNKDIKMKVYYLKDQGSYATWKATKDNGDYDRKTFEVKARPVTKIEGLRPGMSLIIK encoded by the coding sequence ATGTCTAAGAAATCACAGCATAACAACATATTGCTCGCTGTAATCGGTTTTACAGCAGTAGTCATTCTCGTAGGCGTCATCGGTTTCTTCACTTTGGAACAGAAGGATGACACCATTCAGGGCGAGGTAGAAGTATCAGAATACAGAGTATCCTGCAAACTGCCAGGACGCGTGGTAGAACTCCGCGTTCAGGAAGGCGATTACGTTCATGTGGGCGATACGCTCGCCATCCTCGAAGTGCCGGAAATGAAATCGCAGGAACAGATGCTCCAGGCTACCAACGCTGCAGCCGAGGCGATGAAGGACCTGACAGATGCAGGTGCACGCAAGGAGCAGATTCAGGGCGCTTACCAGTTGGTCCAGCAGGCTGAAGCTGCCGCAACCATAGCCAAGAAGACCTACGACCGCATGCAGAACCTCTTCAACGAGGGTGTAATCAGCGGTCAGAAACGCGATGAGGCTTACGCAGCCTACAAGGCTACAGAGGCTCAGGTGGCTGCTGCCAGAAGTCAGTACGATATGGCGAAGAATGGCGCCCGCGAACAGGAGAAGCGCATGGCTGCCAACAACACCCAGGCTTCGAAGAGCGCTGTGGATGTAGTGAAGAATCTTCTGAAAGAGACCGTTCAGATTGCCCAGTGCGAGGGCGAGGTTAGCAATGTCTATCCTAAGGTAGGCGAGCTGGTAGGCCTCGGCTCTCCTATCATGAGCATCTCTATCATGAGCGATATGTGGGGAACCTTCAATGTTCGCGAAGACCATCTCAAGGGTCTGAACAAGGGCGATGAGTTCACCGCATACGTTCCTGCCTTCAACAAGGACATCAAGATGAAGGTTTACTACCTGAAAGACCAGGGCTCTTACGCTACCTGGAAGGCAACCAAGGATAATGGCGACTACGACCGCAAGACATTCGAGGTGAAGGCCCGTCCTGTCACAAAGATTGAGGGATTGCGCCCGGGAATGTCACTCATCATTAAATAA
- a CDS encoding ABC transporter permease → MKKSNLLYKIINGIWDMCYIWKTEMRNVFRDEGVLIFCILVPLGYPLLYSWIYNNEVVREVDTAIVDLSHSHSSREFIRDYDASPDAKATYYCNSLDEAKELVRRQAVHGILYFPADFDTKLNRGEQAHVGVYCDMSLMLTYKAIYQTSQAVASHINSSIQITQAGGFTDRDDEITTEPLAFDEVPIFNTTGGYGNAILPAVLVLILQQTMLLGIGMAAGTSRELNRSRELIPVSEHYGGIFRIVFGKALVYFMIYAVMGMYLTLVVPKLFSFVSMVTWTTILGFLLPYILSCVFFGLMLSCLVRYRENVMLLVVFTSVPLLFMTGVSWPLSNIPGFWQGFSWVFPSTFGIRGFLRISSMGASLSDILPEFRALWIQTGIYFLATCLVFRQQLRSARLKVNLTAEVAEEEDEAEEIVDS, encoded by the coding sequence ATGAAGAAAAGTAATTTATTATATAAGATTATCAATGGCATCTGGGACATGTGCTATATCTGGAAGACGGAAATGCGCAATGTTTTCCGCGATGAGGGTGTGCTCATTTTCTGCATTCTGGTGCCGCTGGGTTATCCGCTGCTCTACTCGTGGATTTACAACAACGAGGTGGTGAGAGAAGTGGATACGGCGATTGTGGACCTAAGCCACAGTCACAGTTCTCGCGAGTTTATCCGCGATTATGATGCTTCACCAGACGCCAAGGCTACCTATTACTGCAACAGTCTGGACGAGGCGAAGGAACTGGTGCGCAGACAGGCGGTTCACGGAATCCTTTACTTCCCTGCCGACTTCGATACGAAGCTGAACCGGGGCGAACAGGCGCATGTGGGAGTTTACTGCGATATGAGTCTGATGCTGACCTATAAAGCGATTTATCAGACCTCGCAGGCCGTAGCCAGCCACATCAACTCGAGCATCCAGATAACACAGGCTGGAGGATTTACGGATAGAGACGATGAGATTACCACCGAGCCGCTCGCCTTTGATGAGGTTCCGATATTCAACACGACAGGAGGTTACGGAAATGCCATTCTGCCGGCTGTGCTGGTTCTTATCCTGCAGCAGACGATGCTGCTGGGCATAGGAATGGCAGCGGGAACATCAAGAGAACTCAACAGAAGCCGCGAACTCATACCGGTAAGCGAGCATTATGGCGGTATTTTCCGCATTGTTTTCGGCAAGGCATTGGTTTATTTCATGATTTATGCCGTGATGGGAATGTATCTTACGCTGGTAGTTCCCAAGCTGTTCAGTTTTGTAAGTATGGTAACGTGGACCACCATTCTCGGTTTCCTCCTTCCTTACATTCTTTCGTGCGTTTTCTTCGGTCTGATGCTGTCGTGTCTGGTAAGATATCGTGAAAATGTGATGCTTCTGGTGGTATTTACCTCCGTTCCGTTGCTTTTTATGACGGGAGTTTCATGGCCATTGAGCAATATTCCAGGCTTTTGGCAAGGATTTTCGTGGGTTTTCCCATCCACTTTCGGCATCCGTGGGTTCCTCAGAATCAGCAGTATGGGTGCTTCGCTTTCAGATATTCTGCCGGAATTCAGAGCACTCTGGATTCAGACCGGTATCTATTTTCTCGCTACCTGCCTGGTTTTCAGGCAGCAACTGAGATCGGCAAGACTCAAGGTAAACCTTACTGCCGAAGTAGCAGAAGAAGAGGATGAGGCGGAAGAAATAGTTGATAGTTAA
- a CDS encoding ABC transporter permease, producing MFKKLYHIALRECGIMWKNPIYLFCMVIFPIVVVIFFTTLMKGGVPTDMPVGIVDQDNSATSRQLVHKLDAFQTTKVVAHYENMTEARHAIQKNEIYAFLLIPDGTEAGLMAQKQPKISFYYSSVSLAAGSLLFRDLKTISTLGGAAAGMAKLSALGKTNDEIMTFLQPIVVDLHMIGNPYANYNYYLSSVMVPGLIMLFIFLITPYSIGTELKFNRARDWMRMAGNNPYLAIAGKMLPQTLIFLSIFLLFEFYIYYVLQFPHPGGALPIILLGVLSVLSCQCFGIFTFGLMPSLRMSMSICSLWGVVSFSICGATYPLFSMDSPIQAIGQLFPMRHYYMIYQINIFNGFPMGDAVLHWGAMVLFCALPMLTVWNIKKAMLVYKYLP from the coding sequence ATGTTTAAGAAATTATATCATATAGCCCTCAGAGAATGCGGCATCATGTGGAAGAATCCCATTTATCTCTTCTGCATGGTCATCTTCCCCATCGTGGTGGTGATTTTCTTCACCACGCTGATGAAGGGAGGAGTGCCTACCGACATGCCTGTGGGCATAGTAGATCAGGACAACTCCGCCACATCGCGCCAGCTGGTGCATAAGCTTGATGCCTTCCAGACTACCAAGGTAGTGGCTCATTACGAGAACATGACAGAGGCAAGACATGCTATCCAGAAGAACGAAATCTACGCTTTTCTGCTGATTCCTGACGGAACGGAGGCAGGCCTGATGGCCCAGAAGCAGCCTAAGATTTCATTCTATTACAGCAGCGTATCGCTGGCAGCCGGCTCCCTGCTCTTCCGCGATCTGAAAACCATCTCTACCCTGGGAGGTGCGGCGGCAGGAATGGCGAAACTTTCGGCGCTGGGAAAGACGAACGATGAAATCATGACCTTCCTGCAGCCTATCGTCGTAGATCTGCACATGATAGGTAACCCATACGCCAACTACAACTATTATCTTTCGAGCGTAATGGTGCCGGGACTCATCATGCTGTTCATCTTCCTGATTACACCTTATTCTATAGGTACGGAACTGAAGTTCAACCGGGCAAGAGACTGGATGCGGATGGCAGGCAACAATCCTTATCTCGCCATTGCAGGTAAGATGCTGCCACAGACACTCATCTTCCTGAGTATCTTCCTGCTGTTCGAATTCTACATCTATTATGTATTACAGTTTCCACATCCGGGCGGCGCGCTGCCTATCATCCTGTTAGGCGTTCTGAGCGTACTCTCCTGCCAGTGTTTCGGCATCTTTACCTTCGGACTGATGCCTTCATTGCGCATGTCGATGAGTATCTGTTCGTTGTGGGGCGTGGTGAGTTTCTCCATCTGCGGAGCCACCTATCCGCTCTTCTCGATGGATTCACCGATCCAGGCTATCGGCCAGCTTTTCCCGATGCGTCACTATTATATGATTTACCAGATAAACATCTTCAATGGTTTCCCTATGGGCGATGCTGTGCTCCACTGGGGCGCAATGGTGCTGTTCTGCGCCCTGCCTATGCTCACTGTCTGGAACATCAAGAAGGCAATGCTGGTATATAAATACTTACCGTAA
- a CDS encoding SusC/RagA family TonB-linked outer membrane protein, whose product MKIVLEGEDNTLNDVVVTALGVSRQKKALGYAVTELKGDEMLKSRGGLSNPVNALQGKVAGLTISSSAGSMGGSSKVLLRGANSLSGSNQPLFVVDGVPIEGGDNNSTETQRGGGGYDYGNLIQDINPDDVENISVLKGASATALYGSRASNGVIMITTKRAKKAAGLGVEFSSSVGFETVTKLPKLQSQYGGGYGYAGDYAYGTDGDDMGTATINGKEYLIPDYGMDESWGPKLDGRQVLSWYDFLTWKNNGSVGDPTTSAWSPASSDYRDFFKTGVSYTNNIAVSQSYDNSSFRISYTNTSLTGYLPNSSQYKNALNVTGNIMSPDKKLNVFTSVNYFNNRTKGRQDTGYGDNNIMVKFTQWGQRQLNMNELESLYKNPDGSQASWNIGGIDDTAIQFHNNPYWSRYMNYENDSRNRVYGNVGFSYQIIPQLKFQYKANLDFWVDKQYERNAVYSQELSKYKEISRQQYELNHEFLLMYNQAFGDYSISANVGANIMRNHYEYVYGETQGGLAIPEYYNLANSLQAAKAYNYKRVKGINSLFGDITLGWKNMLYLEATLRGDKSSSLPSSNNTYVYPSVTGSWLFSELLKNKAPWLTYGKVRLGFAKVGNDTDPYQVLSTYTQYTNIDSSTPGYRLPNTLNNADLKPESTTSYELGLEMAFFDNRLGFDVTYYQTNTKDEILPLSVSGTTGYIYKMINSGEIENKGIEVAVHATPVKTRDFEWNTSFTIASNKNKVKSLADGVDYYKIASAPFMAEVGAKVGEEYGIIMGTNFVYDENGNKCVNPETGLYMATDGNEVIGHIYPDFTGGWVNSFRYKGFDASIQFDFSKGGQFFSTTTLWGNYCGMMEETAANGVRENGIISEGVVYGTNEPNTMKVSARDYYENYYNGPAAQSVLKSDYIKLREINVGYTFKLNPSWFVKSLRLSAYGRNLGVWGPDCKHFDPEMIVTSSGNVQGIEGGATPMVANYGFGVSLKF is encoded by the coding sequence ATGAAAATTGTGTTGGAAGGCGAGGACAATACATTGAATGATGTGGTTGTCACAGCCTTGGGTGTTTCTCGCCAAAAGAAGGCTTTGGGTTATGCTGTAACCGAGCTGAAAGGCGATGAGATGCTGAAATCACGTGGTGGACTCAGCAACCCTGTCAATGCTCTGCAGGGTAAGGTTGCGGGTTTGACCATCTCTTCTAGTGCCGGTAGCATGGGCGGATCTTCTAAGGTCTTGCTTCGTGGTGCTAACTCGCTTTCTGGCAGCAACCAGCCGCTGTTCGTTGTTGACGGTGTGCCTATCGAGGGTGGCGACAATAACTCTACCGAGACTCAGCGTGGTGGTGGTGGTTACGATTACGGTAACTTGATTCAGGATATCAACCCTGATGATGTAGAGAACATCAGCGTGTTGAAGGGTGCTTCTGCTACTGCTCTTTATGGTAGCCGTGCCTCTAATGGTGTTATCATGATTACTACCAAGCGTGCCAAGAAGGCTGCAGGACTCGGGGTGGAGTTCAGCTCTTCTGTTGGCTTTGAAACTGTAACCAAACTGCCTAAGCTTCAGAGTCAGTATGGTGGCGGTTATGGTTATGCTGGCGATTATGCTTATGGCACCGATGGTGATGATATGGGTACTGCCACTATCAATGGCAAGGAATATCTGATTCCAGACTATGGTATGGATGAAAGCTGGGGTCCTAAATTGGATGGCCGCCAGGTGCTTTCATGGTACGACTTTCTTACATGGAAGAATAACGGTTCTGTAGGCGATCCTACTACATCTGCCTGGAGCCCTGCTTCTTCAGATTATCGCGACTTCTTCAAAACTGGTGTTTCTTACACCAATAATATCGCTGTGTCTCAGTCTTATGACAACAGTTCGTTCCGTATTTCCTATACCAATACTTCTTTGACAGGTTATCTGCCAAACAGCAGCCAGTATAAGAATGCCTTGAATGTTACGGGCAATATCATGTCGCCAGACAAGAAGTTGAATGTGTTCACCAGTGTCAACTACTTCAACAACCGTACCAAGGGTCGTCAGGATACTGGTTATGGTGACAACAACATCATGGTGAAGTTCACGCAGTGGGGACAGCGCCAGTTGAACATGAACGAATTGGAGTCTCTCTATAAGAACCCTGATGGAAGCCAGGCTTCATGGAACATTGGTGGTATTGATGATACTGCTATCCAGTTCCACAATAACCCATACTGGAGCCGCTACATGAACTACGAGAATGATAGCCGTAACCGTGTATATGGTAATGTGGGCTTCAGCTATCAGATTATCCCACAGCTCAAGTTCCAGTATAAGGCAAACCTTGATTTCTGGGTTGACAAGCAGTATGAGCGCAATGCCGTTTACTCTCAGGAATTGTCTAAGTATAAGGAAATCTCCCGTCAGCAGTATGAGTTGAACCATGAGTTCCTGCTGATGTATAACCAGGCATTCGGCGATTACAGCATCAGCGCCAATGTGGGTGCCAACATCATGCGTAATCACTATGAGTATGTGTATGGTGAGACACAGGGTGGTTTGGCTATTCCTGAATACTATAACCTGGCTAACTCCTTGCAGGCAGCCAAGGCTTATAACTATAAGCGAGTAAAGGGAATTAACTCTCTGTTTGGTGATATTACTTTGGGTTGGAAGAACATGCTCTACTTGGAGGCTACTCTTCGTGGTGATAAATCTTCTTCTCTTCCATCAAGCAACAATACATATGTCTATCCATCTGTCACCGGTAGCTGGTTGTTCTCGGAACTCCTGAAGAACAAGGCTCCTTGGCTGACATATGGTAAGGTACGTCTCGGTTTTGCAAAGGTAGGTAACGATACCGATCCATATCAGGTGCTGAGTACTTATACCCAATATACCAACATCGATTCCTCTACTCCAGGTTATCGCTTGCCAAATACATTGAACAATGCCGATTTGAAGCCTGAGTCAACCACATCTTACGAGTTGGGTCTCGAGATGGCTTTCTTCGACAACCGTCTGGGATTCGATGTAACTTACTATCAGACAAATACCAAGGATGAGATTCTTCCTTTGTCAGTATCTGGTACCACCGGTTACATCTACAAGATGATCAATTCTGGTGAAATCGAGAACAAGGGTATTGAGGTTGCCGTTCACGCAACTCCTGTCAAGACCCGGGATTTCGAGTGGAATACATCGTTCACCATCGCATCTAACAAAAATAAGGTAAAGAGCCTTGCTGATGGTGTGGATTATTATAAGATTGCTTCTGCTCCATTCATGGCTGAGGTAGGTGCCAAGGTAGGTGAGGAATATGGTATCATCATGGGTACCAATTTCGTGTACGATGAAAATGGCAACAAATGCGTAAATCCAGAGACTGGTCTCTATATGGCTACTGATGGTAACGAAGTGATTGGTCATATCTATCCAGATTTCACGGGGGGTTGGGTCAACTCATTCCGCTATAAGGGCTTCGATGCCAGCATCCAGTTCGACTTCTCCAAGGGTGGTCAGTTCTTCTCTACCACAACTCTTTGGGGTAACTACTGTGGTATGATGGAGGAGACTGCAGCCAATGGCGTTCGTGAGAATGGTATCATCTCAGAAGGTGTGGTTTATGGTACAAATGAACCTAACACCATGAAGGTAAGTGCTCGTGATTACTACGAGAACTATTATAATGGTCCTGCAGCTCAGAGTGTATTGAAGAGCGATTATATCAAACTTCGTGAAATCAATGTAGGCTATACCTTCAAGTTGAACCCTTCTTGGTTTGTCAAGTCATTGCGTCTTTCTGCATACGGTCGTAATCTCGGCGTATGGGGACCAGACTGCAAGCACTTCGATCCTGAAATGATTGTCACCAGTTCTGGTAACGTTCAGGGTATTGAGGGCGGTGCCACTCCAATGGTTGCCAACTATGGCTTTGGTGTGAGTTTGAAGTTCTAA